A single genomic interval of Asinibacterium sp. OR53 harbors:
- a CDS encoding pitrilysin family protein — translation MKRKLVSLARCLTALCCLLGTAASYGQFDPSTKLPVDPEVKIGKLSNGLTYYIRKNAKPEKKVQLRLVVNAGSVLEDADQLGLAHMMEHMNFNGSAHFPKNELVSYLQSIGVQFGADLNAYTSFDETVYILPIPTDDPVKIEKGFTILEDWAAHASLDTAEINKERGVVLEESRMRKGATERMGKKYFPVLFNGSLYSERLPIGKDSIIQHFKPEALERFYKTWYRPDLMAVVVVGDIDPALAEQQIHAHFDQLQNPPGELQRPSIIPIADRVNNTAMVLTDKEQTANILQVYNYIEKAEPITTWGDYRKSVTEGLFNALVNQRLSELSQQPDAPFILGATMFYGLIRGYRSFVSFAMLGDKPAKGALDALITTTESVKKFGFLATELERAKKNLLAQAEQAFNNSDKMESGRLVLEYVAHFLSGAPIVGSVNRYAFLKKTLAGIKLEEVNALAGKTESSQGKFALLMANEKSKPALPDDPQLVEWTLAAHKLPVKAYEEKAVVKKLFDKLPTPGRITNTTTNTALGTTDLTLSNGITVTLKPTEFKNDEIHMDGWRWGGSHKYSLADKQTTSNFSSIIRLMGVKDISAIDLRKLLAGRTLNVTPYLNEDDEGIEGTCNAKELELFFQLVHLYFTSPRKDTAVFKSFVTSQKSMMANMLANPNLYYADTINKITYAGNPWAPKFPTPADFDNISLDRMMDIYKNIFSNGYGMHFTFVGNIDMDKLKPLLETYLASLPASPMTNSFKDVGLRPVKGIINTTVKRGTAKKSQVNVIFTGEGKYSKDEALKLRMLTEALNIKIIEKLREDMSGVYYGTMSGSLINRPYNHYRVETSFPCGPENVTKLTAALFDIIKDAQDKGIEEKDLNKVKETLKKQYDDQITTSNNWWLLHLSRSWIEQDDPAWILQYKTKVDAVTSADLKEGAKKYLNMKNYIHVVLNPEN, via the coding sequence ATGAAACGAAAACTCGTATCACTAGCCCGTTGTTTAACAGCATTATGCTGTTTACTTGGAACTGCTGCTTCTTACGGCCAATTCGATCCGTCAACCAAACTCCCGGTTGATCCGGAAGTGAAAATAGGTAAGCTGTCCAATGGACTTACCTATTATATCCGGAAGAATGCAAAACCAGAAAAGAAAGTACAGTTGCGTCTGGTAGTGAATGCAGGCTCTGTACTGGAAGATGCAGACCAACTGGGGCTGGCTCACATGATGGAACATATGAATTTCAATGGTTCTGCTCACTTTCCCAAGAATGAGCTTGTCAGTTATCTGCAGTCAATCGGTGTTCAATTTGGCGCCGATTTGAATGCGTACACCAGTTTTGATGAAACGGTGTACATATTGCCTATCCCTACAGACGACCCGGTAAAAATAGAGAAAGGGTTCACCATACTGGAAGACTGGGCTGCCCATGCTTCATTGGATACTGCTGAGATCAACAAGGAGAGAGGAGTGGTACTGGAAGAGTCCCGCATGCGCAAAGGAGCCACTGAGCGTATGGGGAAAAAATATTTCCCTGTCTTGTTTAACGGATCACTTTATTCAGAGCGGCTGCCTATAGGAAAAGATAGCATTATCCAGCATTTTAAACCAGAAGCACTGGAGAGATTTTATAAAACATGGTACAGACCCGACCTGATGGCTGTAGTGGTGGTAGGTGATATTGACCCGGCGCTTGCCGAACAACAAATACATGCCCATTTTGATCAACTGCAAAACCCGCCTGGAGAATTACAGCGGCCATCTATTATTCCAATAGCCGACCGTGTGAATAATACTGCTATGGTGCTTACAGATAAAGAACAAACCGCCAATATACTGCAAGTGTACAATTATATTGAAAAAGCAGAGCCCATTACTACCTGGGGCGATTACAGGAAATCTGTTACAGAAGGATTATTCAATGCATTGGTGAACCAGCGTTTATCGGAACTGTCGCAGCAGCCAGATGCCCCATTTATATTAGGTGCCACTATGTTCTATGGATTGATAAGAGGCTACCGCAGTTTTGTCTCTTTTGCCATGCTGGGTGATAAGCCAGCCAAAGGAGCGTTGGACGCACTCATCACTACTACCGAATCGGTAAAGAAATTTGGATTCCTGGCAACAGAATTGGAACGTGCCAAAAAGAACCTGCTGGCCCAGGCAGAGCAGGCATTTAATAACAGCGATAAGATGGAATCGGGCAGGTTGGTACTGGAATATGTTGCTCATTTTCTAAGTGGTGCTCCCATCGTTGGTTCTGTTAACCGTTACGCGTTCCTGAAAAAGACGCTTGCCGGTATTAAACTGGAAGAAGTGAATGCACTGGCCGGTAAAACAGAATCATCGCAGGGAAAATTTGCTTTATTGATGGCCAATGAAAAAAGCAAACCTGCATTACCGGATGACCCGCAGCTGGTTGAATGGACCCTGGCTGCCCATAAACTGCCTGTGAAAGCCTATGAAGAAAAAGCGGTCGTTAAAAAACTGTTTGACAAGCTGCCCACACCCGGCCGCATCACGAACACCACCACTAATACAGCATTGGGCACTACCGACCTGACACTTAGTAACGGCATTACCGTTACACTGAAACCCACTGAATTCAAAAACGATGAAATACATATGGATGGCTGGCGTTGGGGTGGCAGTCATAAATACAGCCTTGCCGATAAACAAACAACTTCGAACTTTTCATCCATTATACGATTGATGGGAGTAAAGGATATTTCGGCCATTGATTTACGTAAACTCCTGGCAGGTAGAACACTGAATGTAACTCCTTACCTGAATGAAGATGATGAAGGAATAGAAGGAACCTGCAATGCAAAAGAGCTTGAATTATTTTTTCAACTGGTGCACCTGTATTTTACGTCGCCCCGTAAGGATACGGCTGTTTTTAAATCGTTTGTAACCTCACAGAAAAGTATGATGGCCAATATGCTTGCTAATCCGAACCTGTATTATGCAGATACCATCAACAAAATCACTTATGCAGGCAATCCCTGGGCGCCGAAGTTTCCCACCCCGGCAGATTTTGATAATATCAGCCTGGACCGGATGATGGATATCTATAAAAACATATTCAGTAACGGTTATGGCATGCACTTTACGTTCGTGGGTAATATTGATATGGATAAACTCAAACCCCTGCTAGAAACGTACCTCGCGAGCCTGCCTGCCAGCCCCATGACAAACAGTTTTAAAGATGTGGGATTACGCCCGGTAAAAGGTATTATCAATACAACAGTGAAGCGCGGAACTGCCAAGAAAAGCCAGGTCAATGTGATTTTTACGGGAGAAGGGAAATACAGCAAAGACGAAGCGTTGAAGTTGCGGATGCTTACAGAGGCGCTGAACATCAAAATCATTGAAAAGTTACGGGAAGACATGAGTGGGGTCTATTATGGAACTATGTCCGGATCATTGATCAATCGCCCTTATAACCACTACAGGGTTGAGACAAGTTTTCCATGCGGACCTGAAAATGTTACAAAGCTTACTGCCGCGCTTTTTGATATCATAAAAGATGCGCAGGATAAGGGGATAGAAGAGAAGGACCTGAATAAAGTAAAAGAAACATTGAAAAAGCAATACGACGATCAAATCACAACCAGTAACAATTGGTGGCTACTTCATCTTAGCCGCTCCTGGATAGAGCAGGACGATCCGGCCTGGATACTGCAATACAAAACAAAAGTAGATGCCGTTACTTCGGCTGACTTGAAAGAAGGGGCAAAGAAATATTTAAACATGAAGAATTATATTCACGTAGTACTGAATCCTGAGAATTAG